The following proteins are encoded in a genomic region of Panthera leo isolate Ple1 chromosome F2, P.leo_Ple1_pat1.1, whole genome shotgun sequence:
- the AZIN1 gene encoding antizyme inhibitor 1 isoform X2, whose protein sequence is MKGFIDDANYSVGLLDEGTNLGNVIDNYVYEHTLTGKNAFFVGDLGKIVKKHSQWQNVVAQIKPFYTVKCNSTPAVLEILAALGTGFACSSKTEMALVQELGVSPENIIYISPCKQVSQIKYAAKIGVNIMTCDNEVELKKIARNHPNAKVLLHIATEDNIGGEEGNMKFGTTLKNCRHLLECAKELDVQIIGVKFHVSSTCKESQVYVHALSDARCVFDMAGEFGFTMNMLDIGGGFTGSEFQLEEVNHVISPLLDVYFPEGSGIKIISEPGSYYVSSAFTLAVNIIAKKVVENDKFSSGEKTGSDEPAFMYYMNDGVYGSFASKLSEDLNTIPEVHKKYKEDEPLFTSSLWGPSCDELDQIVENCLLPELNVGDWLIFDNMGADSLHEPSAFNDFQRPAIYYMMSFNDWYEMQDAGITSDTMMKNFFFVPSCIQLSQEDGFSSEA, encoded by the exons ATGAAAGGATTTATTGACGATGCAAACTACTCCGTTGGCCTGTTGGATGAAGGAACAAACCTTGGGAATGTGATTGATAATTATGTTTATGAGCACACCCTG ACagggaaaaatgcattttttgtGGGAGATCTTGGAAAGATTGTGAAGAAACACAGTCAGTGGCAGAATGTAGTGGCTCAGATAAAGCCATTCTACACAGTAAAGTGCAACTCCACTCCAGCTGTACTTGAGATTTTGGCAGCTCTTGGAACTGGATTTGCTTGTTCCAGTAAA actGAAATGGCTTTAGTGCAAGAATTGGGTGTATCTCCAGAAAACATCATTTACATAAGTCCTTGCAAACAAGTGTCTCAAATAAAGTATGCAGCAAAAATTGGAGTGAACATCATGACATGTGACAATGAAGTTGAATTGAAGAAAATTGCACGTAATCACCCAAATGCCAA GGTCTTACTACATATTGCAACAGAAGATAATATTGGAGGCGAAGAGGGTAACATGAAGTTTGGCACTACCCTGAAGAACTGTAGGCATCTCTTGGAATGTGCTAAGGAACTTGATGTCCAAATTATTGGGGTTAA ATTTCATGTTTCAAGTACTTGCAAAGAATCTCAAGTATATGTACATGCTCTGTCTGATGCTCGATGTGTGTTTGACATGGCT GGAGAATTTGGCTTCACAATGAACATGTTAGACATTGGTGGAGGCTTCACAGGATCTGAATTTCAGTTGGAAGAG GTTAATCATGTTATCAGCCCTTTGTTGGATGTCTACTTTCCTGAAGGATCTGGCATTAAGATAATTTCAGAACCCGGAAGCTACTATGTGTCTTCTGCATTTACACTTGCAGTTAATATCATTGCAAAGAAAGTTgttgaaaatgataaattttcctctggag AAAAAACCGGAAGTGATGAACCAGCCTTCATGTATTATATGAATGATGGTGTTTATGGTTCTTTTGCAAGTAAACTGTCTGAGGACTTAAATACCATTCCAGAGGTTCACAAG AAATACAAGGAAGATGAGCCTCTGTTTACAAGCAGCCTTTGGGGTCCATCCTGTGATGAGCTTGATCAAATTGTGGAAAACTGTCTTCTTCCTGAGCTGAATGTGGGAGATTGGCTTATCTTTGATAACATGGGAGCAGATTCTCTCCATGAACCATCTGCTTTTAATGATTTTCAGAGGCCAGCGATTTACTACATGATGTCATTCAATGATTG gtaTGAGATGCAGGATGCTGGAATTACTTCAGACACAATGATGAAGAACTTCTTCTTTGTGCCTTCTTGCATTCAGCTGAGCCAAGAAGATGGCTTTTCCTCTGAAGCTTAA
- the AZIN1 gene encoding antizyme inhibitor 1 isoform X1: protein MKGFIDDANYSVGLLDEGTNLGNVIDNYVYEHTLTGKNAFFVGDLGKIVKKHSQWQNVVAQIKPFYTVKCNSTPAVLEILAALGTGFACSSKTEMALVQELGVSPENIIYISPCKQVSQIKYAAKIGVNIMTCDNEVELKKIARNHPNAKVLLHIATEDNIGGEEGNMKFGTTLKNCRHLLECAKELDVQIIGVKFHVSSTCKESQVYVHALSDARCVFDMAGEFGFTMNMLDIGGGFTGSEFQLEEVNHVISPLLDVYFPEGSGIKIISEPGSYYVSSAFTLAVNIIAKKVVENDKFSSGVEKTGSDEPAFMYYMNDGVYGSFASKLSEDLNTIPEVHKKYKEDEPLFTSSLWGPSCDELDQIVENCLLPELNVGDWLIFDNMGADSLHEPSAFNDFQRPAIYYMMSFNDWYEMQDAGITSDTMMKNFFFVPSCIQLSQEDGFSSEA from the exons ATGAAAGGATTTATTGACGATGCAAACTACTCCGTTGGCCTGTTGGATGAAGGAACAAACCTTGGGAATGTGATTGATAATTATGTTTATGAGCACACCCTG ACagggaaaaatgcattttttgtGGGAGATCTTGGAAAGATTGTGAAGAAACACAGTCAGTGGCAGAATGTAGTGGCTCAGATAAAGCCATTCTACACAGTAAAGTGCAACTCCACTCCAGCTGTACTTGAGATTTTGGCAGCTCTTGGAACTGGATTTGCTTGTTCCAGTAAA actGAAATGGCTTTAGTGCAAGAATTGGGTGTATCTCCAGAAAACATCATTTACATAAGTCCTTGCAAACAAGTGTCTCAAATAAAGTATGCAGCAAAAATTGGAGTGAACATCATGACATGTGACAATGAAGTTGAATTGAAGAAAATTGCACGTAATCACCCAAATGCCAA GGTCTTACTACATATTGCAACAGAAGATAATATTGGAGGCGAAGAGGGTAACATGAAGTTTGGCACTACCCTGAAGAACTGTAGGCATCTCTTGGAATGTGCTAAGGAACTTGATGTCCAAATTATTGGGGTTAA ATTTCATGTTTCAAGTACTTGCAAAGAATCTCAAGTATATGTACATGCTCTGTCTGATGCTCGATGTGTGTTTGACATGGCT GGAGAATTTGGCTTCACAATGAACATGTTAGACATTGGTGGAGGCTTCACAGGATCTGAATTTCAGTTGGAAGAG GTTAATCATGTTATCAGCCCTTTGTTGGATGTCTACTTTCCTGAAGGATCTGGCATTAAGATAATTTCAGAACCCGGAAGCTACTATGTGTCTTCTGCATTTACACTTGCAGTTAATATCATTGCAAAGAAAGTTgttgaaaatgataaattttcctctggag tAGAAAAAACCGGAAGTGATGAACCAGCCTTCATGTATTATATGAATGATGGTGTTTATGGTTCTTTTGCAAGTAAACTGTCTGAGGACTTAAATACCATTCCAGAGGTTCACAAG AAATACAAGGAAGATGAGCCTCTGTTTACAAGCAGCCTTTGGGGTCCATCCTGTGATGAGCTTGATCAAATTGTGGAAAACTGTCTTCTTCCTGAGCTGAATGTGGGAGATTGGCTTATCTTTGATAACATGGGAGCAGATTCTCTCCATGAACCATCTGCTTTTAATGATTTTCAGAGGCCAGCGATTTACTACATGATGTCATTCAATGATTG gtaTGAGATGCAGGATGCTGGAATTACTTCAGACACAATGATGAAGAACTTCTTCTTTGTGCCTTCTTGCATTCAGCTGAGCCAAGAAGATGGCTTTTCCTCTGAAGCTTAA